One segment of Beduinella massiliensis DNA contains the following:
- the ymfI gene encoding elongation factor P 5-aminopentanone reductase produces MLKTALVTGASRGIGRETACLLARRGYQVVIHYNESEQAARALLCQLRAEGLSASLVQADISDPAQVARMADEVLSVYHRVDVLVNNAGVARQQLFTDVSDADWARMVGVNLSGPFYVTRAFLPGMISRRSGSVVFVSSMWGQVGASCEVCYSALKAGLIGMTRALAKEAGPSGVRVNCVAPGVIDTDMNRALGEETLCALAEETPLGRLGTPQDVARAIAYLAGEDAAFVTGQVLGVSGGFVV; encoded by the coding sequence GTGCTCAAGACCGCCCTCGTCACCGGCGCTTCCCGCGGCATCGGCCGCGAAACCGCTTGCCTGCTCGCCCGGCGCGGCTATCAGGTCGTCATTCACTACAACGAATCGGAGCAGGCCGCGCGCGCGCTGCTCTGCCAGCTTCGCGCCGAAGGGCTTTCCGCCTCGCTCGTGCAGGCGGACATCTCCGACCCCGCGCAGGTCGCCCGCATGGCGGACGAGGTGCTATCAGTGTATCACCGCGTGGACGTGCTCGTCAACAACGCGGGCGTCGCCCGCCAGCAGCTTTTTACCGACGTGTCCGACGCGGACTGGGCGCGCATGGTCGGCGTAAACCTGAGCGGCCCCTTTTACGTGACGCGCGCTTTCCTGCCGGGCATGATCTCGCGAAGGTCGGGCAGCGTCGTCTTCGTCTCCTCCATGTGGGGGCAGGTCGGCGCCTCGTGCGAGGTGTGCTACAGCGCGCTCAAGGCGGGGCTCATCGGCATGACCCGGGCGCTCGCCAAGGAGGCGGGACCCTCCGGCGTGCGCGTCAACTGCGTCGCGCCCGGCGTCATCGACACGGACATGAACCGCGCGCTGGGCGAGGAGACGCTCTGCGCCCTCGCGGAGGAGACGCCGCTCGGCCGCCTGGGCACGCCGCAGGACGTCGCCCGCGCCATCGCCTACCTCGCGGGCGAGGACGCCGCCTTCGTCACCGGCCAGGTGCTCGGCGTGAGCGGTGGGTTCGTCGTGTAA
- a CDS encoding arsenate reductase family protein: protein MIQIYAGKGFETQKTERFFKERRISFQRVDVLKFGIGRRELESVRAAVGLGALIDRESRAFLESPFRFSDDEALIFSALLENPRMLRLPIARNGKQATVGYSPEAWADWK, encoded by the coding sequence GTGATACAGATTTACGCGGGCAAGGGCTTTGAAACGCAGAAGACGGAGCGCTTTTTCAAGGAGCGGCGCATCTCCTTTCAGCGGGTGGACGTGTTGAAGTTCGGCATCGGCAGGCGCGAGCTGGAGAGCGTGCGCGCGGCCGTGGGGCTGGGGGCGCTCATCGACCGGGAGAGCCGGGCGTTTCTGGAGTCGCCCTTTCGCTTTTCCGACGACGAGGCGCTGATCTTTTCGGCGCTCCTGGAGAACCCCAGGATGCTGCGCCTGCCCATCGCAAGAAACGGAAAGCAGGCGACCGTGGGCTACTCCCCGGAAGCCTGGGCGGACTGGAAGTAG
- a CDS encoding M15 family metallopeptidase: MHDGFMSVTQAVPDAVLDIRYAGTYNFVGEPIDGYLAHRALLTREAASALSRAADAFRRDGYRVVVYDAYRPQRAVDHFVRWAGTPDERMRAAFYPDLEKGVLFERGYIARRSGHSRGSTIDLTICRMDGESVDMGGPFDFFGPVSAHGARGITDQQAQNRAYLCGVMEASGFCRYDEEWWHYTLAGEPYPETYFDFPID; this comes from the coding sequence ATGCACGATGGATTTATGAGCGTGACACAGGCCGTGCCCGACGCGGTGCTGGACATCCGTTATGCGGGCACCTATAACTTCGTGGGCGAGCCGATCGACGGCTATTTGGCGCATCGGGCGCTGCTGACGCGGGAGGCGGCCTCGGCGCTTTCGCGCGCTGCGGACGCGTTTCGGCGGGACGGATACCGCGTCGTGGTCTACGACGCGTACCGTCCGCAGCGCGCGGTGGACCACTTCGTCCGCTGGGCGGGCACGCCGGACGAGCGCATGCGCGCGGCGTTCTACCCGGACCTTGAAAAGGGAGTGCTCTTCGAGCGCGGGTACATCGCGCGCCGCTCCGGCCATTCGCGCGGGAGCACGATCGACCTGACGATCTGCCGCATGGACGGGGAGAGCGTGGACATGGGCGGGCCCTTTGACTTCTTCGGCCCGGTTTCCGCGCATGGGGCGCGGGGGATCACCGATCAGCAGGCGCAAAACCGCGCATACCTTTGCGGCGTGATGGAGGCAAGCGGCTTTTGCCGCTACGACGAGGAATGGTGGCACTACACGCTGGCGGGCGAGCCGTACCCGGAAACGTACTTCGACTTTCCGATCGATTGA
- a CDS encoding class I SAM-dependent methyltransferase, translating into MVRLEKTLEGSILDIGGGGEGVIGRLYTDQVTAIDNRQEELDEAPGGYRKLLMDAGALAFADASFDHVTAFYTLMYVEKDQHEKVVREACRVLRPGGLFSIWDARIVSADPQPFVAELDVLAGGRKIHVTYGVGKRDAAQDAGYFVRLCEACGLCLTAHEEADGHFYLRFQKK; encoded by the coding sequence ATGGTTCGCTTGGAAAAGACGCTTGAGGGCAGCATCCTGGACATCGGCGGCGGGGGAGAGGGCGTCATCGGCCGGCTTTACACAGACCAGGTGACGGCCATCGACAATCGGCAGGAGGAGCTGGACGAGGCGCCGGGGGGCTATCGCAAGCTGCTGATGGACGCGGGTGCGCTCGCGTTCGCGGATGCGTCGTTCGACCACGTCACGGCGTTTTACACGCTGATGTACGTGGAAAAGGATCAGCACGAGAAGGTCGTCCGGGAGGCCTGCCGCGTCCTGCGCCCGGGCGGGCTGTTCTCCATTTGGGACGCCCGCATCGTCTCCGCCGACCCGCAGCCCTTCGTCGCGGAGCTCGACGTCCTCGCGGGCGGCCGGAAGATTCACGTGACGTACGGGGTGGGGAAGCGCGATGCGGCGCAGGATGCCGGGTACTTCGTCCGCCTATGCGAGGCCTGCGGCCTTTGCCTGACGGCCCATGAAGAGGCGGACGGCCACTTTTACCTGCGCTTTCAAAAGAAATGA
- the sdaAA gene encoding L-serine ammonia-lyase, iron-sulfur-dependent, subunit alpha has product MAFASFAQLLRACDHQPVWQAILKSDCEDRQTDERTSFEKMRGMYRAMAAARDAYAPEERSQSGLVGGDGGRMAAYVAAGDTISGAFVGQVIAQALQMGESNACMKRIVAAPTAGACGVLPAVLLPYQAAHGAPEDEMVRALYVAAGIGQIIATRAFIAGAAGGCQAEVGSAAAMGAGALCALRGGDGEAVAHAAAMALKNLLGLVCDPVAGLVEVPCVKRGVIGAMAALSSAEMALAGIRSAIPPDEVVDAMREVGEKMDVSLRETGEGGLANTPCGRCARERL; this is encoded by the coding sequence ATGGCATTCGCGTCTTTCGCGCAGCTGCTGCGCGCGTGCGATCATCAGCCGGTCTGGCAGGCGATTCTGAAAAGCGACTGCGAGGACCGGCAGACGGACGAACGGACATCGTTTGAGAAGATGCGCGGCATGTACCGCGCGATGGCGGCCGCGCGAGACGCCTACGCGCCGGAGGAGCGTTCGCAGAGCGGGCTCGTCGGCGGCGACGGCGGGCGGATGGCGGCCTACGTAGCGGCGGGCGATACGATTTCGGGGGCGTTTGTGGGGCAGGTGATCGCGCAGGCGCTGCAAATGGGCGAGTCCAACGCCTGTATGAAGCGGATCGTCGCCGCGCCGACGGCGGGCGCATGCGGCGTGCTGCCGGCGGTGCTGCTGCCCTATCAGGCGGCGCATGGCGCGCCGGAAGACGAGATGGTGCGCGCGCTGTACGTAGCGGCGGGCATCGGGCAGATCATCGCCACGCGCGCCTTCATCGCGGGCGCCGCGGGCGGCTGCCAGGCGGAGGTCGGCTCGGCAGCGGCCATGGGCGCGGGCGCCCTGTGCGCGCTGCGCGGCGGCGACGGCGAGGCGGTCGCACACGCGGCGGCCATGGCGCTCAAGAACCTGCTGGGGCTGGTGTGCGACCCGGTCGCCGGGCTCGTGGAGGTGCCCTGCGTGAAGCGCGGCGTCATCGGGGCCATGGCCGCGCTCTCCAGCGCGGAGATGGCGCTCGCCGGCATCCGCTCCGCCATTCCCCCGGACGAGGTCGTGGACGCCATGCGCGAGGTGGGCGAAAAGATGGACGTGAGCCTTCGCGAGACGGGCGAGGGCGGCCTCGCCAATACGCCCTGCGGCCGCTGCGCGCGGGAAAGGCTGTAA
- the sdaAB gene encoding L-serine ammonia-lyase, iron-sulfur-dependent subunit beta has protein sequence MNLFDILGPVMVGPSSSHTAGAVRIGYVARRLLGEAPVRAELLLHGSFAATGRGHGTDRALVAGLLGYAPDDERIPDSFERAKEAGLAFTVGPTVIRGAHPNTAMLRLAGESGRTLELVASSLGGGRIKVVGIDGLEANFSGELPTLVVHNEDRPGHVAHVTGVIAEAGVNVATMQLYRDRRGGYAVMVVEVDQPVTEEIAARIRGMEGIIKVTYLNPEV, from the coding sequence ATGAACCTTTTTGACATCCTCGGCCCGGTGATGGTCGGCCCCAGCAGCTCGCACACGGCGGGCGCAGTGCGCATCGGCTACGTGGCGCGGCGTCTGCTGGGCGAAGCGCCCGTGCGGGCGGAACTGCTGCTGCACGGGTCGTTCGCGGCGACGGGGCGCGGGCACGGCACGGACCGGGCGCTGGTGGCGGGGCTGCTGGGCTACGCGCCGGACGACGAGCGCATCCCCGACAGCTTTGAGCGCGCGAAGGAAGCGGGGCTCGCCTTCACGGTAGGCCCGACGGTAATCCGCGGGGCGCACCCGAACACGGCGATGCTGCGTCTGGCGGGCGAAAGCGGCCGGACGCTGGAGCTGGTCGCCTCCTCTCTGGGGGGCGGGCGCATCAAGGTCGTGGGCATCGACGGGCTCGAAGCGAACTTTTCCGGCGAGCTGCCGACGCTGGTGGTGCACAACGAGGACCGGCCCGGCCACGTAGCCCATGTGACGGGCGTGATCGCGGAGGCGGGCGTGAACGTGGCGACGATGCAGCTTTACCGCGACCGCCGGGGCGGCTACGCGGTGATGGTGGTGGAGGTCGATCAGCCCGTAACCGAGGAGATCGCCGCGCGCATCCGTGGGATGGAGGGCATTATCAAGGTGACGTACCTGAACCCGGAAGTCTAG
- a CDS encoding glycosyltransferase, producing the protein MRIGLFSDSYYPEINGVANSVYTLFHELTALGHDVHVFAPRSNLPGAEQHPNVHYLPSMPLLLLKDRHLGMFGPMLVRRLRRYRFDIIHTNSEFAAGYLGRFVAHTRECASVHTYHTVWEDYMYYVTHGHADKQARTFAQRYSRLFCDHCDRIIAPTEKIDVLLRRYGVRIPISVVPSGMDLERFELARHSAEETAACRAECGIAPDDRVLINIGRVSKEKNLDQVVRVFSRFCREEPHARLVIVGEGPWAQNLKEQARELGCAARVTFTGPKPYAKIDQYYRMGEVFVSASHSETQGLTYIEAMASGLCVVAYDDPCLKGVIEDGRNGLLAPDDDEAMLRALRRAFSPEGREIAARAPDSVERFSKAAFARNVEAVYEDVLARREDRRLLRFRDLDAEERDG; encoded by the coding sequence ATGCGCATCGGTCTTTTTTCAGATTCCTACTATCCGGAGATCAACGGCGTGGCCAATTCGGTGTACACGCTTTTTCATGAACTCACGGCGCTGGGCCACGATGTGCACGTGTTCGCCCCGCGCAGCAACCTGCCGGGCGCGGAGCAGCACCCGAACGTCCATTACCTGCCGAGCATGCCGCTGCTGCTGCTGAAGGACCGGCACCTGGGCATGTTCGGGCCCATGCTGGTGCGCCGCCTGCGCCGATACCGGTTCGACATCATCCACACCAACAGCGAGTTTGCCGCGGGCTACCTCGGCCGCTTCGTCGCGCACACGCGCGAATGCGCGAGCGTGCACACGTACCACACGGTCTGGGAGGACTACATGTACTACGTGACGCACGGCCACGCGGACAAGCAGGCGCGCACGTTCGCCCAGCGCTACAGCCGCCTCTTCTGCGACCACTGCGACCGCATCATCGCGCCCACGGAGAAGATCGACGTGCTGCTGCGCCGCTACGGCGTGCGCATCCCGATCTCGGTCGTGCCCTCGGGCATGGACCTGGAGCGCTTCGAGCTGGCGCGCCACAGCGCGGAGGAAACCGCCGCCTGCCGCGCGGAGTGCGGCATCGCGCCGGACGACCGGGTGCTCATCAACATCGGGCGCGTTTCCAAGGAAAAGAACCTCGACCAGGTGGTGCGCGTGTTTTCGCGGTTTTGCCGCGAGGAGCCGCACGCGCGCCTGGTCATCGTGGGCGAGGGTCCGTGGGCGCAAAACCTAAAGGAGCAGGCGCGGGAGCTCGGCTGCGCGGCGCGCGTGACGTTCACCGGGCCCAAGCCCTACGCAAAAATCGACCAGTACTACCGCATGGGCGAGGTCTTCGTCAGCGCCTCGCACTCCGAGACGCAGGGCCTGACCTACATCGAGGCCATGGCCTCGGGGCTTTGCGTCGTGGCCTACGACGACCCCTGCCTCAAGGGCGTCATCGAGGACGGCCGCAACGGCCTGCTCGCGCCGGACGACGACGAGGCGATGCTGCGCGCGCTGCGCCGCGCCTTTTCGCCGGAGGGGCGCGAAATCGCCGCGCGCGCGCCGGACAGCGTGGAGCGCTTCTCCAAGGCCGCCTTCGCGCGCAACGTCGAGGCCGTCTACGAGGACGTGCTCGCGCGGCGCGAGGACCGGCGCCTGCTGCGCTTCCGCGACCTGGACGCGGAGGAGCGGGACGGATAG
- the pgsW gene encoding poly-gamma-glutamate system protein yields MKRRGIRPRLSAPCVLCMLLALAVSLCGVVLTLRSGTRVRLPYADEQLAAAGRMADAEEALLAYVREQGIEIEPDDLNRTGLIGPEWTELTTSLGMVEAKRTSLQPDFAALMVKYYHEAGLKPGDTVCCGTSGSFPGLCIAAIAAANQMELNVKVIASYGSSMYGATRTQLPIVRILDVAKQAGALQYDLLAVSPGGDYDQGNGILFPETREIIFSLAEADGLAMIDEANIPDSVQRRLALFGTDVDCFVNVGGASANIGTSPYTLTFPNGLVTDPPRIPQDADRGLSFEYAARGVPVVYLLNVRGLAEDNGLPFDPVPLTRPGETNVYYATRQSPVYAVLALLAAAALLLLGRKLK; encoded by the coding sequence ATGAAGAGACGGGGCATCCGGCCCAGGCTTTCCGCGCCGTGCGTCCTTTGCATGCTGCTCGCGCTCGCGGTGTCCCTGTGCGGCGTGGTCCTCACCCTGCGCAGCGGGACGCGGGTGCGCCTTCCCTACGCGGACGAGCAGCTCGCCGCCGCCGGACGGATGGCCGACGCGGAGGAGGCGCTGCTCGCGTACGTCCGGGAGCAGGGGATCGAGATCGAGCCGGACGACCTGAACCGCACGGGGCTCATCGGGCCCGAATGGACGGAGCTGACCACGTCGCTGGGCATGGTCGAGGCGAAGCGCACGTCGCTTCAGCCCGACTTCGCCGCGCTGATGGTGAAGTACTACCACGAGGCGGGGCTCAAGCCGGGGGACACGGTGTGCTGCGGCACGAGCGGTTCCTTTCCCGGCCTGTGCATCGCCGCCATCGCGGCCGCCAACCAGATGGAGCTGAACGTCAAGGTCATCGCCTCCTACGGCTCGTCGATGTACGGGGCGACGCGCACGCAGCTTCCCATCGTGCGCATCCTGGACGTCGCAAAACAGGCGGGCGCGCTCCAATACGACCTGCTCGCGGTGTCGCCGGGCGGCGACTACGACCAGGGGAACGGCATCCTGTTCCCGGAGACGCGGGAGATCATCTTCTCGCTGGCGGAGGCGGACGGACTCGCCATGATCGACGAGGCGAACATCCCGGACAGCGTGCAAAGGCGGCTTGCGCTGTTCGGAACGGACGTGGATTGCTTTGTCAACGTCGGCGGGGCGAGCGCCAACATCGGCACCAGCCCCTACACGCTCACCTTCCCCAACGGGCTCGTCACCGACCCGCCGCGCATTCCGCAGGACGCGGACCGGGGCCTGTCGTTTGAATACGCCGCGCGCGGCGTGCCGGTCGTCTACCTGCTCAACGTGCGCGGGCTCGCGGAGGACAACGGCCTGCCCTTCGACCCCGTGCCGCTCACCCGGCCGGGGGAGACGAACGTGTACTACGCCACCCGCCAGTCGCCCGTCTACGCCGTCCTGGCGCTGCTCGCCGCCGCCGCGCTGCTGCTGCTGGGCAGAAAATTGAAGTGA
- the pgsC gene encoding poly-gamma-glutamate biosynthesis protein PgsC translates to MYDVAIALSVLLSFALYEGFGLLTGGMVSAGYLCLYLEQPLRIVSTLLLALLVYLLTRLISRFVIVYGRRRFMLTLVLGLVFGWLVEKFLLGLAVIPQDIRIIGHVVPGLIANDMYKQGIFRTLLAVMLSGALLRVLLMVVSAL, encoded by the coding sequence ATGTATGATGTGGCCATTGCCCTGAGCGTGCTGCTCAGCTTCGCGCTCTATGAGGGATTCGGACTGCTTACCGGCGGCATGGTGTCCGCCGGATACCTGTGCCTTTACCTCGAGCAGCCGCTGCGGATCGTCTCCACGCTGCTGCTCGCGCTCCTCGTGTACCTGCTGACCCGGCTGATCTCCCGGTTCGTGATCGTATACGGCAGGCGGCGGTTCATGCTGACCCTCGTGCTCGGCCTCGTCTTCGGCTGGCTGGTCGAAAAGTTCCTGCTGGGGCTTGCGGTCATCCCGCAGGACATCCGGATCATCGGCCACGTGGTGCCGGGCCTCATCGCCAACGACATGTACAAACAGGGGATTTTCCGCACGCTGCTGGCCGTGATGCTCTCTGGCGCGCTCCTGCGCGTGCTGCTGATGGTGGTGAGTGCGCTATGA
- the pgsB gene encoding poly-gamma-glutamate synthase PgsB encodes MIIVATAVCLLIALGIAQNCLHRRALSKIPLRILVNGTRGKTTVVRMIASTLSAAGMKTYAKTTGSQARRIFPDGSEREYRKKRPANILEQLPFVRLAAKGGAQAIVVECMALRPENQCLMADKLVKPHYVVMTNVFVDHVEEIGRTEEETAQVLAGSIPEGAAVIAHDESFRPYAGRLIVPSEAPGMEAFARCAFPVHEKNVQLVLALAEELGIARETAVRGILQTKPDIGMYAGFRVGRCRVVNAFAANDPESFLTALNDCARQGPYQLLFNHRADRGYRLKAFAQAIAGCAAPPLRIGVIGEEKRWAARYMRRMTGLETAAVADAPAYVRALGAEEGESRLLCAGNIRGEGQQLLEVLIKDAQTYV; translated from the coding sequence ATGATCATCGTCGCAACCGCGGTCTGTCTCCTCATCGCGCTGGGGATCGCTCAAAATTGCCTGCACAGGCGCGCGCTTTCCAAAATACCGCTGCGCATCCTCGTCAACGGCACGCGCGGCAAGACGACCGTCGTGCGCATGATCGCCTCGACGCTGAGCGCCGCGGGCATGAAGACCTACGCCAAGACCACCGGGTCGCAGGCGCGCAGGATTTTCCCGGACGGCAGCGAGCGCGAATACCGCAAAAAACGCCCGGCGAACATCTTGGAGCAGCTTCCCTTCGTGCGCCTCGCCGCGAAGGGCGGGGCGCAGGCGATCGTGGTGGAGTGCATGGCGCTCCGCCCGGAAAACCAGTGCCTCATGGCCGATAAGCTCGTGAAGCCCCATTACGTGGTGATGACCAACGTCTTCGTGGACCACGTCGAGGAGATCGGGCGCACCGAGGAAGAGACGGCGCAGGTGCTCGCGGGCTCCATCCCCGAGGGCGCCGCCGTCATCGCGCACGACGAGTCCTTCCGCCCCTACGCGGGGCGGCTCATCGTGCCCTCCGAGGCGCCCGGCATGGAGGCGTTCGCGCGCTGCGCGTTCCCGGTGCACGAAAAAAACGTACAGCTCGTGCTGGCGCTGGCGGAGGAGCTCGGCATCGCGCGGGAAACGGCGGTTCGGGGCATCCTGCAAACGAAGCCGGACATCGGGATGTACGCGGGCTTTCGCGTGGGCCGCTGCCGCGTGGTGAACGCTTTCGCGGCGAACGACCCGGAGAGCTTCCTCACGGCGCTGAACGACTGCGCGCGACAGGGGCCCTATCAGCTGCTGTTCAACCACCGCGCGGACCGCGGCTACCGGCTCAAGGCGTTCGCGCAGGCGATCGCGGGCTGCGCCGCGCCGCCCCTTCGCATCGGCGTCATCGGCGAGGAAAAGCGCTGGGCCGCGCGGTACATGCGCCGCATGACCGGCCTTGAGACGGCGGCCGTGGCCGACGCGCCCGCCTACGTGCGCGCGCTCGGCGCCGAAGAGGGGGAAAGCCGCCTCCTGTGCGCGGGCAACATCCGCGGCGAGGGACAGCAGCTTCTGGAAGTACTGATAAAGGACGCGCAAACATATGTATGA